From the Hyphomicrobium sp. ghe19 genome, one window contains:
- a CDS encoding glycosyltransferase, whose amino-acid sequence MTAVDLIAAIGLVAWIYLLLLNGGFWLTSEREEFERGKFAGPGAWPRVTAVIPARNEADMLPLSLTSLVAQDYPGEFSIVLVDDQSTDGTAEIARKIAAGSTREVSIIEGAPLPAAWTGKVWAMHQGIAAATSSKAPDYLLLTDADIGYTPEMLTSLVTSSRANGRAMTSVMAKLKCESWAERALVPAFIFFFQMLYPFRWVNSETASTAAAAGGCMLVERTALERAGGIAAIRGALIDDCALGKLLKKQGPIWLGLSHGVTSLRVYPAFDDIRRMVARSAYAQLHYSPVLLLGTVVGMGLIYLAPLAFAMFSNYPANVIGAATYALMVIAFQPTLRFYNRSPLWGLALPVIATAYVGFTLDSAYQHMRGRGGLWKGRVQAEVGRQ is encoded by the coding sequence GTGACCGCGGTCGATCTCATCGCCGCGATCGGCCTCGTTGCGTGGATTTACCTGCTGCTGCTCAACGGCGGATTTTGGCTCACCAGCGAGCGCGAGGAGTTCGAGCGCGGAAAATTCGCTGGGCCGGGCGCTTGGCCGCGAGTGACGGCCGTAATTCCCGCGCGCAACGAAGCCGACATGCTTCCGTTGTCCCTCACATCGCTCGTCGCGCAGGATTATCCCGGCGAATTCTCAATCGTACTTGTCGATGACCAAAGCACCGACGGCACCGCCGAAATTGCGCGCAAGATCGCTGCGGGTTCGACGAGGGAGGTAAGCATCATCGAAGGCGCACCGCTTCCTGCCGCGTGGACGGGCAAGGTGTGGGCCATGCATCAGGGAATAGCCGCGGCAACGTCATCGAAGGCGCCCGATTATCTTCTGCTGACGGACGCCGACATCGGCTACACGCCGGAAATGCTGACATCGCTGGTGACGAGTTCGCGCGCGAACGGCCGCGCCATGACATCGGTGATGGCCAAGCTCAAATGCGAAAGCTGGGCCGAGCGAGCGCTTGTCCCGGCCTTCATTTTCTTCTTTCAGATGCTCTACCCGTTTCGTTGGGTGAACAGCGAAACGGCGTCGACCGCGGCGGCAGCGGGCGGCTGCATGCTGGTCGAGCGTACGGCATTGGAACGCGCTGGCGGGATCGCCGCCATCCGCGGCGCGCTCATCGACGATTGTGCTCTCGGAAAACTGTTGAAAAAGCAGGGCCCGATTTGGCTCGGACTTTCACACGGCGTGACCAGTCTTCGCGTTTATCCTGCATTTGATGATATTCGCCGAATGGTTGCGCGATCGGCGTATGCCCAACTGCACTATTCGCCAGTGCTACTGCTCGGAACTGTCGTCGGAATGGGGCTTATTTATCTGGCACCGCTGGCATTTGCCATGTTTTCGAACTATCCGGCGAACGTTATCGGGGCTGCAACATACGCGCTGATGGTTATCGCCTTTCAACCGACGTTGCGCTTTTACAACCGTTCTCCACTTTGGGGCCTTGCGCTACCAGTTATAGCGACGGCCTATGTGGGTTTCACGCTAGATTCGGCGTATCAGCATATGCGCGGTCGTGGAGGTCTCTGGAAGGGCCGGGTTCAGGCCGAAGTAGGAAGGCAATGA
- the hpnC gene encoding squalene synthase HpnC: protein MTVDGKYKSGKSERDENFPVASRVIASRHRAPILAFYRFARAADDAADHPTLDAQSKLSILDAHEATLLGRSDAAVDALALREQLRLRNLSAQHALDLLKAFRQDVTKNRYGTWDELLDYCRYSAMPVGRFVLDVHGEPKSTWQHSDALCTALQIINHLQDCGKDYRKIDRVYIPLDDLSSRGLGVRDLGEPKSSPELRACLRSLAVKTEAMLPEAALLPSSVTDLRLAVETSVIVGLARKIIGLLKTRDPLSESVHLSKPYAAMIAARTAAATIAGRTFTRSAFTKSSRMMPHER from the coding sequence ATGACGGTCGACGGAAAGTACAAATCCGGCAAGTCTGAGCGTGACGAGAATTTTCCTGTCGCGTCCCGCGTCATTGCCTCGCGTCACCGCGCGCCGATCCTCGCATTCTATCGTTTTGCCCGGGCGGCAGATGATGCAGCCGATCATCCGACCCTCGATGCACAATCGAAGCTTTCGATCCTCGATGCGCACGAAGCGACACTGCTCGGCCGCTCCGACGCCGCAGTCGACGCACTCGCGCTTCGCGAACAGCTGCGCCTGAGAAATCTCAGCGCGCAACACGCTCTCGATCTTCTCAAGGCCTTTCGCCAGGATGTCACGAAGAACCGCTACGGCACGTGGGACGAGCTTCTCGACTATTGCCGCTATTCGGCAATGCCGGTCGGCCGGTTCGTCCTCGATGTCCACGGTGAACCGAAGTCCACATGGCAGCACTCGGATGCATTGTGCACGGCCTTGCAGATAATCAATCATCTTCAGGATTGCGGTAAGGACTATCGCAAGATCGACCGGGTCTACATTCCGCTCGACGATCTTTCTTCCCGCGGGCTCGGCGTTCGCGATCTGGGCGAGCCGAAGTCTTCTCCGGAGCTGCGCGCTTGCCTGCGGTCGTTGGCCGTGAAGACCGAGGCAATGCTTCCCGAAGCGGCGCTGTTGCCGTCGAGCGTCACGGACCTGCGCCTTGCGGTCGAAACGTCGGTGATCGTTGGCCTCGCTCGCAAGATCATCGGGCTGCTGAAGACGCGCGACCCGCTGTCGGAGTCCGTCCACCTTTCGAAACCATACGCTGCGATGATTGCTGCACGCACGGCCGCTGCCACTATTGCGGGTCGCACTTTCACACGCTCAGCGTTTACGAAGTCGTCAAGGATGATGCCGCATGAGCGCTGA
- a CDS encoding sorbosone dehydrogenase family protein, translating to MADLQSAGVARKLASGLTAKALVLPFAFFALMHLPIESRAHPADAKSCDGNAGLTLPKGFCATIFADHVGAPRHMAVAPDGTVYVNNRNRKPSPDGSLLALKDSKGDGHADIIERFGPADGGGTGIAIYKNGLFVDLGDKIVRYDLAPGDIAPKGKPETVVSDIPVNGDHKSRPFSIDPKGNLFVDLGSATNSCQQDNRAEESPGIDPCEELKTHAGIWRFDANKTGQVFSPAERYATGLRNAAGIDFDDAGRIFATQHGRDQLYENWPKLYSSKQGTDQPAEVLVALQEGGDYGWPYCYYDAIQQKNVLAPEYGGDGGKAVGRCAEKLPPIAAFPGHWAPNDLTIYKGKAFPETYRGGAFIAFHGSWNRSSGPQEGYNIVFQPLESGKAAGPYSIFADGFRDGDKTGTEHRPTGLAVGPDGALYVSDDAAGRIWRITYNG from the coding sequence ATGGCTGACTTGCAAAGCGCTGGCGTCGCCAGGAAACTGGCCAGCGGCTTGACCGCGAAAGCTCTCGTCCTCCCGTTCGCTTTCTTCGCCCTCATGCATCTGCCGATCGAAAGTCGCGCTCACCCAGCCGATGCGAAGTCCTGCGACGGTAATGCAGGCCTCACGTTGCCGAAAGGTTTCTGCGCCACGATCTTTGCAGACCACGTCGGCGCACCGCGTCACATGGCCGTCGCGCCCGACGGCACTGTCTACGTCAACAATCGCAACCGCAAACCGTCCCCTGACGGCTCATTGCTCGCCTTGAAAGACAGCAAAGGCGACGGCCATGCCGACATCATCGAACGGTTCGGACCGGCGGACGGCGGGGGGACCGGCATCGCCATCTATAAAAATGGCCTCTTCGTAGACCTCGGCGATAAAATCGTTCGCTACGATCTCGCGCCCGGCGACATCGCACCCAAGGGCAAACCCGAAACGGTCGTGTCCGATATCCCGGTCAACGGGGATCATAAATCCCGGCCATTCTCGATCGATCCGAAAGGCAACCTCTTCGTCGATCTCGGCTCGGCAACGAATTCCTGCCAGCAAGATAATCGCGCAGAAGAATCGCCGGGCATCGATCCCTGCGAAGAACTGAAAACGCACGCCGGAATCTGGCGCTTCGACGCAAACAAAACAGGACAGGTCTTCTCGCCAGCCGAGCGTTACGCGACCGGACTTCGCAATGCCGCAGGCATCGACTTCGACGACGCAGGCCGGATATTCGCGACCCAACACGGCCGCGATCAGCTCTACGAGAACTGGCCGAAGCTGTATTCCTCGAAGCAAGGTACGGATCAGCCGGCTGAAGTCCTCGTCGCGCTTCAAGAAGGCGGCGACTACGGCTGGCCCTACTGCTATTACGACGCCATTCAGCAAAAAAACGTTCTCGCGCCCGAGTACGGCGGCGACGGTGGCAAGGCCGTAGGCCGATGCGCCGAAAAGCTTCCGCCCATCGCTGCATTTCCCGGACATTGGGCGCCGAACGATCTCACGATCTACAAAGGGAAGGCGTTTCCGGAAACCTATCGCGGCGGGGCTTTCATCGCCTTTCATGGTTCCTGGAATCGCTCCTCCGGGCCCCAGGAAGGCTATAACATCGTGTTTCAGCCGCTCGAGAGCGGCAAAGCAGCGGGCCCTTACAGCATCTTTGCCGACGGTTTCCGCGACGGAGATAAAACAGGAACCGAGCATCGTCCGACAGGACTTGCGGTCGGACCCGATGGCGCGCTTTACGTCAGCGACGACGCGGCTGGCCGTATCTGGCGGATCACTTACAACGGGTGA
- the shc gene encoding squalene--hopene cyclase, with protein MNFDSATHSARLPSDSAMREISTPDIENAITAAKKALLALQRDDGHFVFELEADATIPAEYVLMRHYLAEPVDAALEAKIANYLRRIQSENGGWPLFHDGASNISASVKAYYALKMIGVGTDEPYMKKARGWILSQGGASHANVFTRNLLALFGTIPWTGVPVMPVEIMVLPRWFPFHLDKISYWARTVVVPLTVLNALKPRARNPKAVGISELFTIPPEDVKVWPKGPHQKSPWSEIFGAIDRVLRFFEPYFPKSLRKRSIDKAVAFVDERLNGEDGLGAIFPAMVNSLLVYDALGYSHDHPNYRTARGSIEKLLIVKDDEAYCQPCLSPVWDTALSTHALMEVGDTQAEAAATRALEWLKPLQVLDTVGDWAASRPGIRPGGWAFQYANPHYPDTDDTAVVVMAMDRALGRVEPNGEAYRESIARGREWIEGMQSKNGGWGAFDADNNYEYLNQIPFSDHGALLDPPTADVAARCVSMLAQLGERRGQSYVLDNAVAYLERTQEKDGSWYGRWGMNYIYGTWSVLCALNAAGVDPASSVVRKAVTWLLAIQNNDGGWGEDGESYRLDYKGYNPAPSTASQTSWALMGLMAAGEVDNPAVQRGVAYLAATQGADGFWDEKRFTATGFPRVFYLRYHGYPKFFPMWALARYRNLKASNTRSVMVGM; from the coding sequence ATGAATTTCGACTCTGCGACGCATTCCGCTCGCCTGCCGTCCGATAGCGCGATGCGCGAGATCTCAACGCCTGACATCGAAAACGCGATAACCGCCGCCAAAAAGGCGCTGCTGGCGCTGCAGCGGGACGACGGTCATTTCGTTTTCGAACTCGAGGCGGACGCGACGATCCCCGCAGAATACGTTTTGATGCGCCACTATCTTGCCGAGCCGGTGGACGCCGCTCTCGAAGCCAAGATCGCCAATTATCTCCGCCGCATCCAGTCCGAGAATGGCGGCTGGCCGCTTTTTCATGATGGCGCGTCGAACATCAGCGCGAGCGTGAAAGCCTACTATGCGCTGAAGATGATCGGTGTCGGCACCGACGAGCCTTACATGAAGAAGGCGCGCGGTTGGATCCTCTCGCAAGGGGGCGCCTCTCACGCCAACGTTTTCACGCGCAACCTGCTCGCGCTTTTCGGCACCATACCTTGGACCGGCGTTCCGGTAATGCCCGTCGAGATCATGGTGCTGCCGCGATGGTTCCCGTTCCATCTCGACAAGATCTCCTACTGGGCACGCACCGTGGTGGTGCCGCTGACGGTGCTTAACGCCTTGAAACCGAGGGCGCGGAATCCGAAAGCTGTCGGCATCTCCGAGCTGTTCACGATCCCGCCGGAGGACGTCAAAGTCTGGCCGAAAGGCCCGCATCAAAAATCGCCGTGGTCGGAAATATTCGGCGCAATAGATCGCGTGCTGCGGTTCTTTGAGCCGTATTTCCCGAAGTCGCTACGGAAACGCTCGATCGATAAGGCTGTGGCGTTCGTGGACGAGCGGCTGAACGGCGAAGATGGCTTGGGCGCAATCTTCCCGGCAATGGTCAATTCCTTGCTGGTCTATGACGCGCTCGGATATTCCCACGATCATCCGAATTACCGTACCGCGCGCGGCTCGATCGAGAAGCTGCTGATCGTCAAGGATGACGAGGCCTACTGTCAGCCCTGCTTGTCGCCTGTCTGGGATACGGCGCTTTCAACGCATGCACTTATGGAAGTCGGCGACACACAGGCCGAGGCGGCCGCCACGCGCGCGCTCGAATGGCTGAAGCCGTTGCAGGTGCTCGACACTGTCGGCGATTGGGCGGCGAGCCGTCCAGGCATTCGTCCCGGCGGTTGGGCGTTCCAGTACGCAAATCCCCACTATCCCGATACCGACGACACGGCCGTGGTCGTGATGGCGATGGACCGCGCCCTGGGTCGCGTAGAGCCCAACGGGGAAGCATATCGCGAATCGATCGCGCGCGGCCGCGAGTGGATCGAAGGCATGCAGAGCAAGAACGGCGGCTGGGGCGCCTTCGACGCCGACAATAACTACGAATACCTCAATCAGATTCCGTTTTCCGATCACGGCGCGTTGCTCGACCCGCCGACTGCCGACGTCGCCGCGCGCTGCGTTTCAATGCTGGCACAACTCGGCGAACGCCGCGGCCAAAGCTATGTTCTCGATAACGCGGTCGCCTACCTGGAACGGACGCAGGAAAAAGACGGCAGCTGGTACGGCCGCTGGGGAATGAATTACATCTACGGTACGTGGTCGGTGTTGTGCGCGCTCAACGCCGCGGGCGTCGATCCGGCATCGAGCGTGGTCCGTAAGGCCGTCACGTGGCTTCTTGCGATCCAGAACAACGACGGCGGCTGGGGCGAGGACGGCGAAAGCTATCGCCTCGATTACAAGGGCTACAACCCGGCACCGAGCACAGCGTCGCAAACGTCATGGGCGCTCATGGGGCTGATGGCGGCCGGTGAGGTCGACAATCCCGCCGTCCAGAGAGGCGTCGCCTACCTCGCCGCGACTCAAGGGGCAGACGGCTTCTGGGACGAGAAGCGCTTCACGGCAACCGGCTTCCCGCGCGTCTTCTATCTTCGCTACCACGGCTACCCGAAATTCTTCCCGATGTGGGCTTTGGCGCGCTACCGCAATCTAAAAGCCTCAAATACCCGATCAGTTATGGTCGGAATGTAA
- the hpnH gene encoding adenosyl-hopene transferase HpnH — protein MGIPLNQALSVGAYVIRQHLMGRKRYPLVLMLEPLFRCNLACAGCGKIDYPDKILNQRISVADALHSMDECGAPVVVLAGGEPLLHKELPEIVEGALKKGKFVTVCTNALLLEKKIDLYKPHSRFNWSIHLDGDKEMHDRSVCQKGVYDRAIEAIKVAKAKGFRVNINTTLFSDAKPEQVANFLDEMNKIGIGGITISPGYAYERAPDQQHFLNRTKTKQLFRDILKRGRGGRAWPFFQSALFLDFLAGNQTYQCTPWGNPTRTVFGWQKPCYLLGEGYTKTFKELMESTDWDKYGTGNYEKCADCMVHSGFEATAVMDAVKKPWKIAAVALRGVKTDGPMAPEIPLDKQRPAEFVFSRHVENKLTEISEAEARAKKPVAAE, from the coding sequence GTGGGAATTCCATTAAACCAAGCTTTGTCGGTAGGTGCCTACGTCATCAGACAGCACCTCATGGGGCGCAAACGCTATCCGCTCGTGCTGATGCTCGAGCCGCTCTTCCGTTGCAATCTCGCCTGCGCGGGCTGCGGAAAGATCGACTATCCCGACAAGATCCTCAACCAGCGCATCTCGGTCGCTGACGCACTGCATTCGATGGACGAATGCGGAGCGCCGGTCGTCGTGCTGGCCGGCGGCGAGCCGCTGCTCCACAAGGAGCTGCCGGAGATCGTCGAAGGCGCGCTCAAAAAGGGCAAGTTCGTCACCGTCTGCACGAACGCGCTGCTACTTGAAAAGAAGATCGATCTTTACAAGCCGCACAGCCGCTTCAACTGGTCGATCCATCTCGATGGCGACAAGGAGATGCACGACAGGTCGGTTTGCCAGAAGGGCGTCTACGACCGGGCAATCGAAGCGATCAAGGTTGCAAAGGCCAAGGGCTTCCGCGTCAACATCAACACGACGCTGTTCAGCGACGCGAAGCCGGAGCAGGTTGCAAACTTCCTCGACGAGATGAACAAGATCGGCATCGGCGGCATCACCATTTCGCCGGGCTATGCCTACGAGCGCGCGCCTGATCAGCAGCACTTCCTCAATCGCACGAAGACGAAGCAGCTTTTCCGCGACATCCTCAAGCGCGGTCGTGGCGGACGCGCGTGGCCGTTCTTCCAGTCGGCGCTGTTCCTCGACTTCCTCGCGGGCAACCAGACCTATCAGTGCACGCCGTGGGGCAATCCCACGCGCACCGTGTTCGGCTGGCAGAAGCCCTGCTATCTGCTCGGCGAAGGTTATACGAAGACCTTCAAGGAGCTGATGGAAAGCACCGACTGGGACAAGTACGGCACCGGCAATTACGAGAAGTGCGCAGATTGCATGGTGCACTCGGGCTTCGAAGCGACAGCCGTCATGGATGCGGTGAAGAAGCCTTGGAAGATCGCGGCCGTCGCGCTTAGAGGCGTCAAGACGGACGGTCCGATGGCGCCTGAAATCCCGCTCGACAAGCAGCGTCCGGCCGAGTTCGTGTTCTCACGGCACGTCGAGAACAAGCTAACGGAGATCAGCGAAGCCGAGGCCCGGGCCAAGAAGCCGGTAGCAGCGGAATAA
- a CDS encoding phosphorylase, giving the protein MRGVVVAATGLRAEARVAQRSGFVKALAGGGDEQRLASLIERSIANGGIRGLISFGIAGGLRPGLASGTIVVGTSVVSGGTPYMADERWSDRLFEAVPNAESGAIVGAKAVISEPGDKQKLYMATGAFAADMESHIVARLAAEHQLPFAVLRVIADTSKQRLPPAAVNGLKPDGTPDISAVLKSLMVRPGQLPSLLLTANATRRAMRGLFRCYRLLGPGLGFADLR; this is encoded by the coding sequence ATGAGGGGGGTCGTAGTCGCCGCAACGGGGCTGAGGGCCGAAGCTCGGGTCGCGCAACGATCCGGGTTCGTGAAAGCTTTGGCCGGCGGCGGCGATGAGCAGCGCCTCGCATCACTGATCGAGCGGTCCATCGCCAATGGCGGCATCCGCGGTCTCATCAGTTTCGGGATCGCAGGCGGCCTAAGGCCGGGCCTGGCATCCGGAACGATTGTCGTCGGCACGTCCGTCGTCAGCGGCGGGACGCCCTACATGGCGGACGAACGCTGGAGCGATCGCCTCTTCGAAGCGGTGCCGAACGCAGAGTCCGGAGCAATCGTCGGAGCGAAAGCCGTCATCTCCGAGCCGGGCGACAAGCAGAAACTCTACATGGCGACCGGCGCCTTCGCGGCCGATATGGAAAGCCACATCGTTGCGCGCCTCGCCGCCGAGCATCAATTGCCGTTCGCGGTTCTCCGCGTGATCGCCGATACATCGAAGCAGCGGCTTCCGCCGGCGGCCGTCAACGGCCTGAAGCCTGATGGGACGCCGGACATTTCCGCCGTCCTCAAGTCATTGATGGTTCGTCCGGGCCAGCTCCCGAGCCTGCTGCTGACCGCCAACGCAACGCGCCGGGCGATGCGCGGATTATTCCGCTGCTACCGGCTTCTTGGCCCGGGCCTCGGCTTCGCTGATCTCCGTTAG
- the hpnE gene encoding hydroxysqualene dehydroxylase HpnE, which yields MSDGTIHIVGAGLAGLSAAVTLVGRGRNVVVHELARHAGGRCRSYFESALGLTIDNGNHLLLSGNASALGYLNTIGGRHLLDDPQHAEFAFCDFMSGERWTLRPNDGPLPWWIFSGHRRVPGTRALDYIRVGSLLQAKATDTIGQRVDTGSLVFARLMNPVLVAALNCDPSEGSAKLAATIIRETLGRGGKACRPLFAANGLGPALVDPALQFLGKRGAEVRFDHSLRAIEFSDGRARTLQFADGAVELNSTDDVILAVPGWVARTLIPDLVAPTEYRSILNAHFAVAPPAGLPKITGVVNATTEWLFAFENRLSVTVSVADRYNEAEREPLARQIWTEVAKIAGLETELPRWQIVKERRATFAATPGQNALRPKAQTRWKNVLLAGDWTDTGLPATIEGAIRSGEAAAKLAASAHF from the coding sequence ATGAGCGACGGCACTATTCACATTGTCGGGGCCGGTCTTGCCGGTCTTTCGGCGGCGGTCACGCTTGTCGGACGGGGACGCAATGTCGTCGTCCACGAGCTTGCACGCCACGCCGGCGGACGCTGCCGCTCGTATTTCGAGTCCGCGCTCGGACTGACGATCGACAATGGCAACCACCTTCTTCTATCGGGCAACGCGAGCGCGCTCGGGTATTTGAATACGATCGGCGGCAGGCATCTGCTTGATGATCCGCAGCACGCCGAGTTCGCATTTTGCGATTTCATGTCCGGCGAGCGATGGACGCTGAGGCCGAACGACGGGCCGCTGCCCTGGTGGATTTTCTCTGGACACCGTCGCGTGCCGGGCACGCGCGCCCTCGACTACATTCGCGTTGGAAGTCTACTCCAAGCAAAAGCCACCGATACGATTGGCCAACGCGTGGATACCGGTTCGTTGGTCTTCGCTCGTCTCATGAATCCGGTGTTGGTCGCGGCTCTGAACTGCGATCCGTCGGAAGGCTCCGCAAAGCTTGCCGCCACGATCATCCGCGAAACGCTGGGGCGTGGCGGCAAAGCCTGCCGCCCGCTGTTCGCAGCCAACGGACTGGGACCGGCTCTGGTCGATCCCGCCCTTCAGTTTCTCGGAAAGCGCGGCGCCGAAGTCCGGTTTGACCATTCGTTGCGGGCGATTGAATTCTCAGATGGGCGCGCCCGCACGCTGCAATTCGCGGACGGCGCCGTCGAACTGAACAGCACCGACGATGTCATCCTCGCCGTACCAGGCTGGGTCGCGCGCACCCTGATACCGGATTTGGTCGCGCCGACCGAATACCGTTCAATCTTGAACGCTCATTTTGCCGTCGCGCCCCCGGCCGGACTTCCGAAGATCACGGGCGTCGTCAACGCGACGACGGAATGGCTGTTCGCATTTGAAAACCGGCTGTCGGTCACCGTCAGCGTCGCAGATCGTTACAATGAGGCCGAGAGAGAACCTCTTGCACGGCAGATCTGGACCGAGGTTGCGAAAATTGCGGGCCTCGAAACGGAACTTCCGCGCTGGCAGATCGTGAAGGAGCGGCGTGCAACTTTCGCAGCAACGCCCGGACAGAATGCCCTGCGGCCGAAAGCGCAAACACGTTGGAAAAACGTGCTTCTCGCGGGTGATTGGACAGACACCGGTCTTCCGGCCACGATTGAAGGCGCGATAAGGTCGGGGGAAGCGGCCGCGAAACTGGCGGCGTCGGCGCACTTCTGA
- the hpnA gene encoding hopanoid-associated sugar epimerase has translation MAAKDIVFLTGASGFVGTAVARRLIEEGMSVRALVRRTSNRANLSGLDLEIVEGDIRDTGLLDKAVRGARYVFHVAADYRLWAPDPQEIIATNTNGTRAVMAAALKAGVERVIYTSSVATLRLTGDGSPSDETMPLDEAHAIGAYKKSKVLAERLVERMISEERLPAVIVNPSTPIGPRDVRPTPTGRIVVEAASGRMPAYVDTGLNLVHVDDVANGHVAALKHGRIGERYILGGQDMTLGEMLAVIARLAGRRPPSIKLPRQLIYPIAYGVEAMARMTGREPFATVDGLRMAKYKMFFSSAKAARELGYRARPAADALAEAYRWFRDAGYLK, from the coding sequence TTGGCCGCAAAAGACATCGTGTTTCTGACGGGCGCCTCGGGCTTCGTGGGCACGGCCGTCGCGCGTCGCCTCATCGAGGAAGGAATGTCGGTTCGGGCGCTCGTTCGCCGGACCAGCAATCGCGCGAACCTCTCAGGGCTCGACCTCGAAATCGTTGAAGGCGATATTCGCGACACCGGACTGCTGGACAAAGCGGTGCGCGGTGCCCGTTACGTTTTTCATGTCGCGGCGGACTACCGCCTCTGGGCCCCGGACCCGCAAGAGATCATTGCGACGAATACGAACGGCACCCGTGCCGTCATGGCGGCTGCACTGAAGGCGGGCGTCGAACGCGTCATCTACACGTCCAGCGTCGCGACACTGAGACTAACCGGCGATGGCTCGCCTTCGGACGAGACCATGCCGCTCGATGAAGCGCATGCAATCGGCGCTTACAAGAAAAGCAAGGTTCTCGCGGAGCGGCTGGTCGAGCGGATGATCTCGGAGGAGAGGCTGCCGGCAGTCATCGTTAACCCTTCGACACCGATCGGTCCGCGTGACGTCCGGCCAACGCCGACCGGACGCATCGTCGTCGAGGCAGCGTCGGGCCGAATGCCCGCCTATGTCGATACGGGCTTAAATCTCGTACATGTCGATGACGTCGCGAACGGCCACGTTGCTGCCTTGAAGCACGGGCGAATTGGCGAGCGTTATATTCTGGGGGGACAGGACATGACGCTCGGAGAAATGCTCGCCGTAATCGCGCGTCTGGCAGGCCGAAGGCCACCGTCGATCAAACTCCCGCGCCAGCTGATCTATCCCATTGCCTACGGTGTGGAAGCTATGGCCCGCATGACGGGACGCGAGCCCTTCGCGACTGTCGACGGCCTGCGCATGGCCAAATACAAAATGTTCTTTTCCTCGGCCAAAGCTGCGCGCGAGCTAGGCTACCGGGCACGTCCCGCAGCTGACGCCCTGGCGGAAGCCTATCGCTGGTTTCGCGACGCGGGATATCTGAAGTGA
- the hpnD gene encoding presqualene diphosphate synthase HpnD, with product MSADVDTLIADETPAAASSSFYAAMRVLPREQREAMYHVYAFCRAVDDVADNGGSRDVRLADLVQYRDDIEQLYATGQRTSRTRDLAGPIAQYGLLKEDFIAVIDGMEMDIVRDLRAPEWKVLDLYCDRAASAVGRLSVRIFGMEETPGIELSHNLGRALQLTNILRDIDEDAAMGRLYLPKEALRECGLADLSIADILVDPRLDRVCRGVAEKARKYYDRSEAIMARSSRRTVRSPRMMATVYRGILEKLIARGWGAPRVDVRRSKRTVLWAVLRDGIF from the coding sequence ATGAGCGCTGATGTCGACACCCTGATTGCTGACGAAACGCCGGCCGCGGCAAGCAGCTCGTTTTACGCGGCCATGCGCGTTCTGCCGCGTGAACAGCGCGAGGCGATGTATCACGTCTATGCATTTTGCAGGGCCGTCGACGACGTCGCCGACAACGGCGGCTCGAGAGATGTGCGCCTTGCCGACCTCGTGCAATATCGGGACGACATCGAACAACTCTACGCAACGGGTCAGCGGACATCGCGCACGCGCGATCTCGCAGGCCCGATTGCGCAATACGGTCTTCTGAAGGAAGACTTCATCGCCGTCATCGACGGCATGGAGATGGATATCGTCCGCGACCTGCGTGCCCCTGAATGGAAGGTTCTCGACCTCTATTGTGACCGCGCCGCCTCCGCAGTCGGCAGATTGTCGGTGCGGATTTTCGGCATGGAGGAGACGCCGGGTATTGAGCTTTCCCATAACCTCGGTCGCGCGCTCCAGTTGACGAACATTCTGCGCGACATCGATGAAGACGCGGCGATGGGCCGCCTCTATCTCCCCAAGGAAGCATTGCGCGAATGCGGCCTCGCAGACCTTTCGATCGCCGATATTCTGGTCGATCCGCGCCTCGATCGCGTGTGCCGCGGCGTCGCCGAGAAGGCGCGGAAATACTACGATAGGTCGGAAGCCATCATGGCTCGCTCTTCGCGGCGTACCGTAAGATCGCCACGCATGATGGCGACGGTCTATCGGGGCATTCTCGAGAAACTGATCGCACGAGGGTGGGGCGCGCCGCGCGTTGATGTGCGCCGTTCGAAGCGCACCGTCCTCTGGGCGGTTCTGCGTGACGGCATTTTTTAA